The sequence AGCCGTCGTCGGTGTGGCTGAATTGGGTGAGGCGTTCCAGCGAATTGGCGGCCGCTTCGCCATCGGGTAACATCAAGAAACACCAGGCCTGCATGTCCCCGCGGCCAACACGTCCGCGCAGCTGGTGCAGCTGCGCAAGCCCGAAACGGTCAGGCTGGTCGATTGCCATGATGTTTGCTTCGGGCACATTCACGCCGACTTCGATGACGGTTGTGGCCACAAGAATATGGACTTCTCCGGCGGCGAACCGCTTTAAAATGCCGTCGCGCTGCTCTTCGTCCATTTGACCGTGAATGCCTTCTACCACGACGCTGGAATCAAAGGCGCGGAGTTCGTTGACCACATCTTCGACACTGCGGGCGTTGCCTTCGTCGTCGCTTCCAACGCGGCTTACAATCCAGTAGCACAAGTTTCCGCCCTTCGCCTCGCTGCAAATGAATTTCTTCATGTCGCCGCGCTTGTCGGGGCTTACAAGGCGCGTCTTCACGGGCTTTCGGCCTGCGGGTTTTTCTTTAATTGAAATCACTTGCAAGTCGCCGTACAAGGTCATGGCGAGGCTTCGGGGAATCGGGGTCGCGCTCATCACGAGCATGTCGGGGTATTCGCCCTTCGAAAGTAAGGCTTCGCGCTGGTTTACGCCAAAGCGGTGCTGTTCGTCGATAATCACGAATCCGAGTTTTGCAAAGGTTACGTCCTTCGAAAACAGCGCGTGCGTGCCAATCACCGCCTGGCAAAGTCCCATTTGCAGCTCGCCCAGAATCTGACGTTTCTCGGCGGCGGGGGTTGCCCCAACTAACAGTTGGATGCGCATTCCTGCTGCCTCAAAGAACGGCTTCATCTGCTTAAAGTGTTGCCTGGCCAAAATGTCGGTCGGCACCATCAATGCGCATTGCTCGCCAGCGCCGCACACGGCCAGCATGGCGAGCAGGGCAACCACCGTCTTGCCGCAGCCCACATCGCCTTGCAATAAGGCGTGGAACTGCTTTTTGCCGTTCAGGCCGTCGATAATGCGGTTCAGCGCCGCGTCCTGCCCGCCTGTTAAATTAAAGGGGAGTCTCGACTTGGCGAGCATGACCTGGCCCAAGTCAATTTGCCTTTCGTGCCCGCGAACCTTCTGGTTCTCGCGTCGCTTCACCATGCGCAAGCAGAAGGGGAGCAGTTCCAAAACCTTGAGTTCACGCTTCGCCTTGCGAATTGAATCAAAGTCGGCAGGCTTGTGCAGAACGCGTAGATTGTTCAGTACCGCGTTAAAATGCAAATAGTCCGTTAGTTCCTTAGGGCAAATTCCAGAAATGGTCAGCGCCGGAAAATGAAAGACGACGCTGTACCAGTTACGGAGAGCCTTCTGCGTAATGCGCGCCTTGACCATGGCCTCGGTCATGGAATACACTGGCTGAATCTGCCCGCTGAATTGTTCGTCTTCGTCCATGGGCTGCATGTCGGGATGTGTCATCTGGAGTCCGCGGTATTCGCCGACAACGCCCGTGGCTAGCCATCGAGTGCCCGGTTGCAAACGCCTACTTTGGTACGAGGCTCCCTTAAAGAATGTCAGCGTGATTTCGCCAGTGCCGTCGGCAAGGGTCGCCACAAATCGGCTGCCACGCCCACGAATGATGCCTCCGCGAATGATTTTGCCGATAACGACGGCCCGTTCGCCCACATGCAAGTTTCCGATAGAACTGACCTTGGTCTGGTCCAGGTAGGTGCGCGGAATATTGTACAGAAAATCCGAAAGTGAAACGATGCCTGCAGACTTGAGTGCCTCAAGGCTTTTCGGTCCCATTTTGGGAAGGTTGCTTAAGTCCATGGCTTACTCGCTCTGGGCGGTTCCGTTCTGGGCTTTTTCGGCGCGTTCGCGGGCTTTTTCTCGGGCGGTCTTTCCGACAAGGTTCAGGTTTTTCCAAGCGAAGGGCTTGACCGGGTTGCCGTTTTCGTCAAGCATCTTGATACCCTTGGTGTCGATGGCGCGCACGATTTCGTTCAGCTTGGAGACCAGTTCGTTCACCTTGTCCACCGTTTCAGAAGAATAGAGGATCTTGCTGTAGAAGGGATCGGCTTCGATGCTATTGATAATATCGTTGGTTTTTTCGGCTCCTTCAGAAATCCGTTTCATGGCGTTTTCAGCCAGTTCCAATTTTTCGTTGACCGTATTGGTAACTGTGACAATGGCGGAATCAGCCTGCTTGGTAATCACGAGCAAGTTCTTGCTTGCCACATCGGCCTGGGCAAAGAGGTTGTTTAGAGCCGGTTGCAAAGTCTGGAGAGCCCGTTCGGTATTGCTGAGGGTAACTTCGATGTTCTTGATGACGTATTCCACCAAGTCGCTTGCAGAACGGTGGGTGGAGTCTCCGTTGGTCACCAAGTAGATAATTTGGCGGATGGTTTCCACTTGGTCGTTAACGTTTTCGATGTAACGCAAAACTTCGGCAATGCCCGGTTCAAAATGCCCTTGATGGATGTAACTGTCAGGGAGAACCTTTCCTGTCTTGGAAGGAATGATTTCTAGCCTGCGCTGGCCCATGATGGCGTAATTGGTGTTGTTGAACTGGGTGCCTTCGCGAATCACGATGGGCTGGTTGAACTTGATTTCGACGCGGGCACGGTCGCCAAGCCACTGTACTTTGCCGATGGTTCCGACTGTGTATCCGCGAATCACCACCTCGTCTTCGGGCTGCAGGGATCCCAGTTCATCGAAATCGACCTGGATAATGGTGGTGGCCTCATGGTGGGCGTCCCACATCGAATAGGCGATAATCGCAAAAATGCTGAACAAGGCCAGGAGCGATATGTAGCCTAATGTCCGGTCGGAAATCTTCATGGTCGAGAATATAGTAAAATAGTAGACGGTAGGAAGTAGACGGTAGGAAGTAGACGGTAGGAAGTAGACGGTAGGAAGTAGACAGTAGGAAGTAGACAGTAGGTGGTAGGCTGTTGGCGGATGGTGGTTAGTGATGTAGGTTTCCTAGCACGCGTTCTATTTCGTCCATGTCGGTTATGTTTGCTTGTACAAGGCGCTTGGCGTTCTCGTACAAGGTTCCGTCTACGTAATTGCCGTCGGGCTTGAGGATTTCTACAACCGCCCTCCGACCCGAATAAGGAAGTCCTTGGGCCGGGCGGCAGCGTACCAGGCGTTGCGCCATAATGCCAAGGAGCGATTCCTGCAGGGCCGTTCGTGAAACGCCCAAGTCTTCGAGGCGGGTGAAACCGGCCTTGGCTGAATTCGTGTGAAGCGTTGAGACGACCAAGTGACCGGTTTGCGCAGCGCGGAGGGCGATTTGCGCCGTTTCCTTGTCGCGGATTTCCCCTACCATGATCACGTCGGGGTCCTGGCGCAATATGGCCCGGAGCGCTACGGCAAAAGTGAATCCGCATTTTTCGTTTACCTGCACCTGAGACACACTTTCTAGCGGATACTCTACTGGGTCTTCAATCGTTGTCACGTTGATTTGCCTATGCACGATTTCTTGCAAACCGGCGTGGAGCGTAGTCGTCTTCCCGGACCCAGTCGGCCCAGTTACCAGGAACAATCCCTGCGGGCTATGGAATACTTTCCGCAAAAACTCAAGATTCCTTGAACTCAAACGCAGTGATTCCAGCCTTGAGTATGGTTCGCTTTCAAGGCGTGAAAACGCAATCGGGCTACCCGCTGTCGGTAAAATCCGGAGCACCGCTTTTTCGCCCCCCTGTACAGGGAGCGTGCTCACACGAATGTTTGCCGAATGCTTAAAACCCTCGAAATGAAAAGATCCGTCATGAGGAATTCTTTTGTCTGTAATGTCGATCTCCGAAAGAATCTTCAGCCGGACTAAAACCGGTTCCCCAATCCATAAAGGCAAACTCTTATAATCGTTCAGCAATCCGTCTTGCCGCAGCCTTACACGAAACGCTTGTGACGCAGGCTCCAGGTGAATATCGGTCGCCTTTAAATCAATCGCCTGCTCAATCAGGTTGTCGACCAAATTCACGATCGGTTCGGATTCCCAAGAGGCGTTTTGCGCATTCTCGGGCTTCAAAAGAACCTCTTCTAGGCCGTCCGTATTCTGGCTAAGAATCTGGTGAATTTCGGCCTTGCTCCTGATGCAGGCTTGTATAGGCTCGCCAAGCTCCGTTCGCACCTTCTGCAACAAGAAATCGTCGCTGTCATCCGTGACTGCAATAGGGAAGGGCTGATGCGAGTCGCTCAAGTAGCCGAGTAAGGCGACATTGTGCTCGCGACACCATTTCGTAGAAAGTAAAGGTTCCATACCGCGAAAATAAAAAACATTCCCGCTCAAGCGTGCAAACACGTGATTGCAAAAAAAACAAAAAGTCCCGGTCGTGCGACCGAGACTTACTTCTCTCTCTATTGTCTAAATCTTATGCCTTGTGGCGCTGTAAATTCTTCTTGATGTTTCCGGCTTTCTTTTTCGCCTTGTGGAAGATGGCGTTCGGGAGCCAGAAGAAGGTCGGCACCAGGTACATGGTAAGGATTGCAGACACAATCAAACCACCCACAGAGGCAATACCCATCGGCTGCGTCATGGCGGCCACGTTACCACCGAGGGCGAATGCCAGCGGAAGCTGGGCCACCACAGAGGCAAACGTTGCAAGTACAATCGGCTGGAACTTGGTTTCGCCTGCGGTCATAATGGCAGATCGTCTGCCCATAGCGCCACTTCGTAGCAGTCGGTTTGCTTCGTCAAGCAATAGAATGGCGTTGTTCACCACCACACCGATAAGCATCACGATAGCCATGAGAGCAATCATCGAAAGTGCCTTGCCGGTAAAGATAAGGGAAAGAATCACGCCTATAGCACCCATCGGGATGGTTGTCATGATAATGAACGGCTGCGCAAAACTTTCGAGGAGAGCAATCAACAGAATGTAGGTGAGGATGATAGCCATCAGGATAGCGGTCTTGAATTCGTCCACCATGTCATTCTGCATGTCTGCGTTACCGCCAAAGCCGAACGAAATTCCTTCGGGAACTTGATCCTTCATTTCTGCGGCGAGCGCTCCGACCTTGCCCATGATTTCACCAGTCGTGTGTCCAGGCAACAAGTTCATCGAAACGTCAACACGTCTCATCTTGCGCTTACGGTCAATACGGGTCGGGCCTGCACCGTCTTCGATAAAGAAGAGTTCGTTAGCGTTCACATAACCCTTGGGGGTCAAAATCGGGAGGTTTTCGATGTCTACGTGGCTTTGACGGTCTTTTTCCATCATGCGCACATACACGTCATATTCTTCACCGTCGTCGGTATACTGGCCGGCTTCATAACCGCTCACGGCAATGTAGTTGTAGTTGGCGGCGGTCTTGAGCGTAATGCCGTAATCAGCGAGAGCCTGGCGGTTCGGGATAAGTCGGATTTCTGGCTTACCTGCTTCGTAACTCATCTTCACGTCGACGACACCTTCGATGGTTTCCTTGATTTTATCCATCACGATTTCGGAAGCCTTCACCACGGAGTCTGCATGCAGACCGCTCACTTCGAGCACCACGTCGCCAGCGGAGTTGTTCTGCATTTCAGAAGCGGAAGTAGACTTGATCGAAATAAATGCATCAGGAATATTTGCAAGGTAGGGACGCAGTGAGTCGACGATGTCGTCGGTGCTACGGGTACGTCCTTCCCAGTCCTTCAGGAGCTTTACGCGCATGGTAGCCTGGTTTACGGTCGTAAAACCGTTAGAACCACCCACGTTCATGCTGTAATGCACGATTTCGGGAACGCCCTTGACCCGCTCTTCAATAATTCGTGCTACGCTGTCGGTGGTTTCAATGTTAGTACCCACAGGCATTTCGAGCTTCACCGAAATCATGCCCTGGTCTTGTTTCGGCATCACTTCGACGGTCAAGAAGTTCTTCGCAAGAACACCCACAAAGAAAATTCCTGCGCCAAGTGCAACGACTTGGAATATAACACCCGGAACAGAAAGGCAGAACGAAAGGGTCTTGAGGTATACAAAGCGAATTCCATTCAAGGCCTTGGGGAAGAGGGAGAGGATCCGGTCGAGAATCGAGGGCTTTTCTTCGATAATGTTTCCGTTTTCGTCTTTCTTCTTGCCCTTGAACAAGTAGGCTGCCATGAGCGGTGTCAAGGTGAAAGTCACCAAGAGCG comes from Fibrobacter sp. UWB15 and encodes:
- a CDS encoding MlaD family protein, with product MKISDRTLGYISLLALFSIFAIIAYSMWDAHHEATTIIQVDFDELGSLQPEDEVVIRGYTVGTIGKVQWLGDRARVEIKFNQPIVIREGTQFNNTNYAIMGQRRLEIIPSKTGKVLPDSYIHQGHFEPGIAEVLRYIENVNDQVETIRQIIYLVTNGDSTHRSASDLVEYVIKNIEVTLSNTERALQTLQPALNNLFAQADVASKNLLVITKQADSAIVTVTNTVNEKLELAENAMKRISEGAEKTNDIINSIEADPFYSKILYSSETVDKVNELVSKLNEIVRAIDTKGIKMLDENGNPVKPFAWKNLNLVGKTAREKARERAEKAQNGTAQSE
- a CDS encoding efflux RND transporter permease subunit; translated protein: MIKASIYKPITMLMVILTVVVFGLYTYSMMVVDLMPKFDVPVVTGTIIYPGANPEEIETTIIKPIEEQVELVDGIDYVQSICLENYGIVVAMFNMGINVDVAANDVRSKIELAAADFPDAVQAPIISKVDINGAAIMSISFTGPLNSTELRQKVEDEIEPLFTSVPGVASVDLFGGTTRQISIELDKDKMIDRNVDIATIMGIFGQANVNNPIGEVIGKHKNTTVRTAGKFTSLDEMRDLDIPTQTGVIKLSEIAEVKDTVESITSASRFNGTNSVSLDIKKRSDANVVEVSRGVLKRMAQIQQTLPEGFELHLVYDKSEAVNEAIDNVIQNIIIAIGLTAGLLLLFLGKFSTMFIAALTMPISVIGAFTLMYFAGFGINMMSLMALSSSVGLLVTNSIVVLENINEKLKLGLDPKEAAYRGTSEIMVAIMASTLTNVCVFVPIAFMKSIAGIFFRTFGLTMVFATFVSLLVTFTLTPLMAAYLFKGKKKDENGNIIEEKPSILDRILSLFPKALNGIRFVYLKTLSFCLSVPGVIFQVVALGAGIFFVGVLAKNFLTVEVMPKQDQGMISVKLEMPVGTNIETTDSVARIIEERVKGVPEIVHYSMNVGGSNGFTTVNQATMRVKLLKDWEGRTRSTDDIVDSLRPYLANIPDAFISIKSTSASEMQNNSAGDVVLEVSGLHADSVVKASEIVMDKIKETIEGVVDVKMSYEAGKPEIRLIPNRQALADYGITLKTAANYNYIAVSGYEAGQYTDDGEEYDVYVRMMEKDRQSHVDIENLPILTPKGYVNANELFFIEDGAGPTRIDRKRKMRRVDVSMNLLPGHTTGEIMGKVGALAAEMKDQVPEGISFGFGGNADMQNDMVDEFKTAILMAIILTYILLIALLESFAQPFIIMTTIPMGAIGVILSLIFTGKALSMIALMAIVMLIGVVVNNAILLLDEANRLLRSGAMGRRSAIMTAGETKFQPIVLATFASVVAQLPLAFALGGNVAAMTQPMGIASVGGLIVSAILTMYLVPTFFWLPNAIFHKAKKKAGNIKKNLQRHKA
- a CDS encoding ATP-dependent DNA helicase RecG, producing the protein MGPKSLEALKSAGIVSLSDFLYNIPRTYLDQTKVSSIGNLHVGERAVVIGKIIRGGIIRGRGSRFVATLADGTGEITLTFFKGASYQSRRLQPGTRWLATGVVGEYRGLQMTHPDMQPMDEDEQFSGQIQPVYSMTEAMVKARITQKALRNWYSVVFHFPALTISGICPKELTDYLHFNAVLNNLRVLHKPADFDSIRKAKRELKVLELLPFCLRMVKRRENQKVRGHERQIDLGQVMLAKSRLPFNLTGGQDAALNRIIDGLNGKKQFHALLQGDVGCGKTVVALLAMLAVCGAGEQCALMVPTDILARQHFKQMKPFFEAAGMRIQLLVGATPAAEKRQILGELQMGLCQAVIGTHALFSKDVTFAKLGFVIIDEQHRFGVNQREALLSKGEYPDMLVMSATPIPRSLAMTLYGDLQVISIKEKPAGRKPVKTRLVSPDKRGDMKKFICSEAKGGNLCYWIVSRVGSDDEGNARSVEDVVNELRAFDSSVVVEGIHGQMDEEQRDGILKRFAAGEVHILVATTVIEVGVNVPEANIMAIDQPDRFGLAQLHQLRGRVGRGDMQAWCFLMLPDGEAAANSLERLTQFSHTDDGFEIAELDLQTRGAGNLEGNEQSGSWVFRWFDWIADQELIAQTLQMAENILKDKDAFDEDAREKIQLWYSEKKSANEDGVH
- a CDS encoding GspE/PulE family protein, which produces MEPLLSTKWCREHNVALLGYLSDSHQPFPIAVTDDSDDFLLQKVRTELGEPIQACIRSKAEIHQILSQNTDGLEEVLLKPENAQNASWESEPIVNLVDNLIEQAIDLKATDIHLEPASQAFRVRLRQDGLLNDYKSLPLWIGEPVLVRLKILSEIDITDKRIPHDGSFHFEGFKHSANIRVSTLPVQGGEKAVLRILPTAGSPIAFSRLESEPYSRLESLRLSSRNLEFLRKVFHSPQGLFLVTGPTGSGKTTTLHAGLQEIVHRQINVTTIEDPVEYPLESVSQVQVNEKCGFTFAVALRAILRQDPDVIMVGEIRDKETAQIALRAAQTGHLVVSTLHTNSAKAGFTRLEDLGVSRTALQESLLGIMAQRLVRCRPAQGLPYSGRRAVVEILKPDGNYVDGTLYENAKRLVQANITDMDEIERVLGNLHH